Proteins from a single region of Gemmatimonadaceae bacterium:
- a CDS encoding NAD-dependent epimerase/dehydratase family protein encodes MVDGASGTISRNDIVLVTGAAGFIGSHLCDALVARGERVVGLDDFNPYYDPALKRRNIEQLSGRPGFTLIEGDISSLGNDELDALIARSGVVYHLAAQVGVRASWDDFNSYVIRNITLTHRLLEAARRAISAGGKLQRFVLASTSSIYGDAEDLPTAETAPPRPVSPYGVTKLAAERLALLYAANFNVPVTALRLFSVYGPRQRPDMGFNIFFDSVLKDAPIEIFGDGNQTRDFTYVSDVIAAMLAAATADGVVGEVINVGGGHRVSLTEVLDVIENVVGRSVDRKFTPPMKGDARHTAAEISKAGTLLGYAPAVSMTEGLRAEWEWMRDQAAAGQRPPRAPREETASRQL; translated from the coding sequence ATGGTTGACGGAGCCTCCGGCACCATCTCGCGAAACGACATCGTGCTCGTGACGGGCGCCGCGGGCTTCATTGGATCGCATTTATGCGATGCACTGGTCGCTCGGGGCGAGCGAGTGGTCGGCCTCGATGACTTCAATCCGTATTACGATCCAGCGCTGAAGCGGAGGAATATCGAGCAGCTCTCGGGCCGGCCCGGCTTCACGCTGATCGAGGGAGATATCAGCTCGCTCGGGAATGACGAGCTCGACGCTCTGATCGCTCGTTCCGGCGTTGTCTATCACCTCGCGGCGCAGGTGGGCGTCAGGGCCAGCTGGGATGACTTCAATTCCTATGTGATCCGGAACATCACCCTGACTCACAGGCTGCTGGAGGCGGCGCGGCGCGCCATATCGGCAGGTGGAAAATTGCAGCGGTTCGTGCTGGCCTCGACGTCCTCGATCTATGGCGACGCGGAAGATCTGCCGACGGCGGAAACAGCGCCACCGCGCCCCGTGTCACCGTACGGTGTGACCAAGCTTGCCGCGGAACGGCTCGCCCTTCTCTACGCCGCGAATTTCAATGTGCCGGTGACCGCTCTTCGGCTGTTTTCCGTTTACGGACCCAGGCAACGGCCCGACATGGGCTTCAACATCTTTTTTGACTCCGTGCTCAAAGATGCGCCGATCGAGATTTTCGGAGATGGCAATCAGACGCGGGATTTCACTTACGTGTCGGACGTGATCGCGGCCATGCTCGCCGCCGCCACTGCTGACGGCGTGGTTGGTGAAGTCATCAACGTCGGCGGCGGCCATCGCGTCTCCCTGACTGAAGTGCTCGATGTAATCGAAAACGTGGTCGGCCGCTCCGTCGATCGGAAATTCACGCCGCCGATGAAAGGCGACGCCAGGCACACGGCGGCAGAGATCTCGAAAGCGGGAACATTGCTCGGTTATGCGCCGGCGGTTTCCATGACCGAGGGACTTCGAGCGGAATGGGAGTGGATGCGCGATCAGGCCGCCGCAGGTCAACGCCCGCCCCGCGCCCCTCGGGAAGAAACAGCATCGCGACAGCTGTAG